In Poecilia reticulata strain Guanapo linkage group LG15, Guppy_female_1.0+MT, whole genome shotgun sequence, the sequence acatccgcACTTCTGCTTATATTCCGTCTCCTTTTACATGAATTGAGTATTTTATTTCGTCGTTTGAGGCAGATCTGTGGCTCAGCCGGCACATAACGGTTGCTAGCCAGTCGTAGCTCTTCCGAGCTAGCATTTACCGCCAAATTATTACCCGTTTATTGTCTGCCGTGAATGAATGGTGGAAGCGCCTCCAACATCTGGGGTAATGTGCCGAGCAACGTTTCCCATTAGTGCCGCTTCCTGTTATATAATTATCGAAAAGAATGAAGGGGGGGAACTGCTTCCCTTTtgagcaggtttttttttgttacagcaGCCTGCGCAGCAAGCTACACCCACCATCTTTAGAGCTTTATGGGATGTTATTAGCATCACTATGATTTTATAATGTTGAACTGCAGTTTAACTCTGCATGGCTCTTAAATTAAGAGCTAATAACTAGATTTAATCGGTCctgattaaaatctaaattgatTAGTGATCAGTGTTGAGGAAGAGCTAATTAATGTCCTATAAATGCATTGAAACAGCCTCTTTGTTCATCTTGactaaactttttattatttggtcTGGTTGTGATTTTTACCTGTGTTGGTAATGCATAATTCAGATATCGGTCCAACCTAGTGCTGTCCAACTACCCCAAAAGcgttttaaatgcatttttaacatattaaaagttttaaatgggaGAAAAACCCGCCTCCTTTTCAAAAAATACAGGAATCTTCCATTTAAACTGCATATTTAGACATGCTGGCTATTGCATAATATAATTTGGGTCATCTCTTGTGGCATTTAAAGTAATactgttagttttgtttctaaatgcaTAATAAAGGCTTCACTAATCTaagtaatttagattttctctGAAGTTGCAGATCCTGGAAGCTAAAAAAgcgttttgtgtttctggttcAGCCTGGTTGAGATTGTGTTAAtggtttcatttctgtttttctaggCTGACCAACTTACAGAAGAGCAAATTGCTGGTAAGACATGGCCTCATTGATCTCCCTTCCTTCCTCATAACCGGCTACAACGGCCTCCATTAAGGACTTGTCGTCTCGTGCGGTGGATTTACACTTTTACCTTTTAAGGCATTCCACAAGGCAGCGTGCCGGTCATAAAACTGGAATGAAAGAAACTGCTGTTACTTGCTGCCAGTGGATTGCTCAAGGACTCCCTTGCTGAGAACTTTGCATTTTCATGGCTGCTGCGTTGTATATGATGTAATCTGGAGGAGGTGTTGTCACTCGGCTTTACATGCCGAGTACTTTACCCTGGGCGTGTGTGTTGGCCTTTATGAACGCAGCATTTAGGGTTTATTGTATGTGTGATATGCTGACCTGGGACTTGGATGTTCTGCTTGCATTTATTCATTGAGTCATGGTTATAATTTTAGTGATCCGCTTTCTCTATTGGATGGATTGCATAAAATTTTGCAGTGTTAGTTGTTGTATCCAGCAGCAATACTTTGAAGCTCTGTTATCAGTAAACATGATTTTATTGTTGTGCTTATAGTTTCTGACTCCTGCCTTTTATTTCCCGTTGGCCTCATCTTTACGTGTGTCATTGTTTCTCGTCCCTCATGTCTCGGTACCGTTGGTGACATCCTGGCGGTACCCTGATGCTGGGTCTCGTGGttgttttaaccagaaactcCTCCAGTTGGAGGTGTAAACATCACCGCCTGGACGGTCCGCTCACGACTTGACCCCATAGCGTTCACAATCACTGCTGCTGAAAGGATTCCCTCACCCAAGGTGTTTCCTTTCCTGTCACCAGAGTTCAAGGAGGCCTTCTCGCTCTTCGACAAGGATGGAGACGGCACCATCACCACTAAAGAGCTGGGCACCGTCATGCGCTCTCTGGGCCAGAACCCCACGGAGGCCGAGCTGCAGGACATGATCAACGAAGTCGACGCAGACGGTGACAATCgctgtttttcttaaaaacaaagtttccaACTCTTATCAGCTGTTCCCGTAactcttctgttttctgtctgcgGATCAGGAAACGGAACGATAGACTTCCCAGAATTCCTCACCATGATGGCCAGGAAGATGAAGGACACAGACAGCGAGGAGGAGATCCGAGAAGCATTCCGTGTCTTTGATAAGGTTTGTGTTTGGAGCCCATTTTCATGTAATATAATGCAAGTTTACCCTAATTTCACTCTgtaactggaagacattttaaatatgcaacataaaacaacaacaacaaaattagtTATGAAGTCTCTTAGCAAaattatccttaaaaaaaaaaaagcttgttgaGACCAGACTGAAgtcttttatcatccagttccTGGCATAAAGGGAAGCGATAAGTcatgaaaatggaaatgatttttgttttgattaattgtgacaggcctagttgattaaaaaaacaaaacaaaacagagtaaGTTTCTACCTGACCTGATTTCCAGGATGGAAACGGCTACATCAGTGCTGCTGAGCTGCGCCACGTGATGACGAACCTGGGAGAGAAGCTAACCGACGAGGAAGTGGACGAGATGATCAGAGAAGCAGACATCGATGGAGACGGTCAGGTCAACTATGAAGGTTGGTAGTTAGAATCCCAATCAACCTTTTAGTGTCTTCCAGTGAAACGGGATGACGAGCTACaactctcctcttcctcccgcAGAGTTCGTACAAATGATGACGGCGAAGTGAAGGCCTTGTACAGATTTCTATataaatttgcctttttttctttgtgtaatttatctgtaaaatcTTAATAGCCCCCATTCGTCCCTGCCCCCTACTGCTGTCCAAAGGAACTGCATGTAAACTGCATAGGCTCTTGTCCCCATGTCCCTTTCTTTTGCTGTCATGGTGTTTTGGAGTGACGGAATGGCGCCCCCTGGAGGTGTCTGGGAGCTGGAGAACTTAGGATCTTCTGTCAAGTGAGCTCGGGGCCCCTCCATACCTGGCGACGTTGGAAACCTGTCACCTGGTTGTCGCTTGGCAACACTGTTGGCATGGAAGCAATGTAGAGGAGTCTAAACTCTGCATGGACTATGGACAAAGTATATAAGGAAATCTCTCAGCATTGCACTACTGCAAAAAAACGACACGGGTGTATCTCCTTGGTACTCGTACAAACTCTTTTGTATCTGCTGTTCTATATTGGAAAATGACTAATCTTAAcatgctttttaatgttttactcaCTACTTttactttcctttcttttatttttctttatgtatgGCCACTGGTCATGCCTCAAACAATCCATTCcaagttgtatatttttgttttccaataaaaaatacaatctaCCCATATTTGAAACCTGTCTTGTTTTTGcggtttaaaaatgaaacattgagtTTGTTTACCCTGTAATTGCTGTTTTTGTATGAGGACAGAACACTCCAATTTATaagattttactttatttttttttcttttataaaatgtttaaacccTCCCCTGTTGATCTAAAAAGCACTTAGGAGCATCAGCCAATGCCTCTTAATGTATTGAGCTCAAATTGGATTTGTTTAGAAATTTTAGGACCTGATGTACACTTGGTGCAAACTGGTGTGGTCATCAGTCCGCCAGCCGAGTCCCTGCTCCTCCTGGTACTGTCAAAGATGGCCGCCTTATGTCCATCTTGACCGTTGACCCGGTTTGAGGTGCGGGTGAGGAGTGCACAtcagaaaacaatgtaaataGAGCTGTTCCTgttggctttctttttttttcttctgagttTGTTACAGTAGCTTGCAGAGATACTGAAGTTGTTTGATGAAATAAAGCTCTATTGTAGACCtctcttctgtctgtttttttttatttcagccttatttttattcagctttatgtatctaaaataatttgtgtgcatagattttttttacatatttgaaacTCACCATGTCTTCAGTTTGGTATGAAAAATCCAAGCTCTGTCTTCTCCTGGCGCTATctagaagcaaccaatcagaaccaggaggcggggctGTCACGCATTGTCACAGCTAGCATAGCCTATTTGATTTATTACCTCCCAGGAAAGTTTCCTCTGAAGCCCCAAATATTACTTTGATGAACAAAACATCGCAAAACTGTAACCAGGAAGAGAGCACAGTCTGAGAACAATTTTCCCTCTCAACCCAAAGTAAAAACTTTCCCGGACAGGAAAGTTTGttcagaggaggagaaaacttCCCCAGAGTTATTTTTGAGCAGGGTATCAGCGGTTGGTGACCTAACAACCTTCGCTGTGTGTTTCATCAATGGCAGGTGTTGTCCTGGCTAAAACGACATCACTAAACTGTTTGTTGCCAGCAAATATGATGGTTCCTCCTGCCACTGCTGCTCGTCCTGTCCCTATTGCCACTGCCACTTGTTCTGCCCCTCCTGCCACTTCTGCTTGTCTTAACCCTTTGGTCACTGATGCTCGTCCTGCCACTGCCACTCGCTCTGCCCATTCCGCCACTGCTGCTCGTCCTGTCCCTATTGCCACTGCCACTTNCTGCCACTCGCTCTGCCCATTCCGCCACTGCTGCTCGTCCTGTCCCTATTGCCACTGCCACTTTTTCTGCACCTCCTGCCAAAGCCGTTTGTCTTGCCTCTGCTGCTTGTCCTGCCACTAACGCTCATCCCACCAGCTGCTATCACTCGTCCTGTCCCTCCTGCCAAAGCTGTTTGTCCTGTCCCTTTTGCCACTGCCACCTTTTCTGCCCCTCCTGCCACTGCTGCTTGTCCTACCACTGCCACTCGTTCTGCCCCTCTTGCCACTGCTGCTAATCCTGTCCCTATTGCCACTGCCACTCGTTCTGCCCCTCTTGCCACTGCTGCTAATCCTGTCCCTATTGCCACTGCCACTCGTTCTGCCCCTCTTGCCACTGCTGCTAATACTGTCCCTATTGCCANNNNNNNNNNNNNNNNNNNNNNNNNNNNNNNNNNNNNNNNNNNNNNNNNNNNNNNNNNNNNNNNNNNNNNNNNNNNNNNNNNNNNNNNNNNNNNNNNNNNNNNNNNNNNNNNNNNNNNNNNNNNNNNNNNNNNNNNNNNNNNNNNNNNNNNNNNNNNNNNNNNNNNNNNNNNNNNNNNNNNNNNNNNNNNNNNNNNNNNNNNNNNNNNNNNNNNNNNNNNNNNNNNNNNNNNNNNNNNNNNNNNNNNNNNNNNNNNNNNNNNNNNNNNNNNNNNNNNNNNNNNNNNNNNNNNNNNNNNNNNNNNNNNNNNNNNNNNNNNNNNNNNNNNNNNNNNNNNNNNNNNNNNNNNNNNNNNNNNNNNNNNNNNNNNNNNNNNNNNNNNNNNNNNNNNNNNNNNNNNNNNNNNNNNNNNNNNNNNNNNNNNNNNNNNNNNNNNNNNNNNNNNNNNNNNNNNNNNNNNNNNNNNNNNNNNNNNNNNNNNNNNNNNNNNNNNNNNNNNNNNNNNNNNNNNNNNNNNNNNNNNNNNNNNNNNNNNNNNNNNNNNNNNNNNNNNNNNNNNNNNNNNNNNNNNTCTGCCCCTCCTGCCACTGCCGCACTgtatcaaacaaaccaaaccctttcaaagtcctgttcccctcctcacttGTTGGGTCACTGAACAAAgaaccacagaagaaaaaacatgaaaacctctgaagaataCACTGAGTACAACTTCCatctttataaaatataaagaaaaatggagtagtgttagattttagcggttgcaggatttctcttttgtctttggtaaaagaccatgagccatttctcctgctggcaggtttgttttggttgtatttacccagaatgccttgcgctgtAGTCcgctttctgcttttggagtgtTCTCCAATCTGCTTAGCATTCAAAGcccaccagagttcacttcaacagaaccgagaccgaggtttgtaggtGGATCAGAGTTTGAGTGCACATTCACATCTCCCAAAATTACCTGGACTTTTTAGGCaaatgaactagagtttgattaaagtggaccaaGCAAAGCTGGTATGAAGCTTGTTTTTGGTAAACTTTGGTTAAACATGTCTGGTATTTATCTACAACAacggtgggcaatcctggtcctttAGGGCCGGTGTCCTCCAACtctagatgtctccctggtcatCGGGAGGGACAATAGGGACTTGAATCAAATaactgaatcacctcctaagtgattcagttctccagagtcctgctaacaacctcattatttgactcaggtgtgttgaagtagagatacatataaaagttgcaggagactgGCCCTCAaagcctggagttgcccactcCTGATCTACAAGCTTCTTATAACAGTTTGCCagaattttggcccattcttTAAGTCAGGCTTCTTTAAAGTATTGAGTTTGTTGTCCTTGAGCCACTTTGTGACTAATTTCACTGGGTGATTATCCATTTGCAAGACTGATTTGGACTCAATCTGTCAAAGTTTTCTCATATTTTgggaagtgcaccagtccctcttGAAGCAAAAACACCCACACATCACAACGCCACCTCCGTACTGCACAGTTGGGACAATCTGAATTCTTAAAGCTTCCCTTTTCCTCAGatgacttcagtttttgttttaatcagacCACAGAGCATGTCTAAAAAAGTAAGGTTTTCCTATGGGTTAAAAGATTGCTGGGATTTgcttgaaataatgttttacaacAAAGAACATATTTGTCCTCAAAATATATTCCCATTTCCAATGATTTTGAAGACTAAGTGACTTCCACTGACAGTGTATCTTAATGCTGGCCTCCTATTGTGTCTTAGTCTAAGTAAAACAGTCAAGGATTCTAAATTTAGCCCTGCACCAGGCCAGCTTGTTGAAAAATTAATCTATGGCTGAGCTGCTGCTATAGTAACAGTCTCAGTCATAATGGTGGTCAGGTATCACTGGATTTCCTCTTAAAGCAGATAGTGGACATAACTAAAGAACACATAGTGTTGTCTGAACTCACTGTGAAGGTAATGCCATGTGAGGGATTAGCAGTAGGAGCTGATAAGAGAAGGTCTGAGCTTGGTTAATTGGGCAATGTGTCCACATTTTTTACATGCCAAACACAGTTGAAGTTACACCTATGACGGCATATGAGGGCCactgtagaaagaaaaaagttttgagattaacctcaaaactcagaaactttgagattaatctcagacgTTTTAAAAATCCTGTGAATTTCTGAGTTTAGACTTTTGaatcagaaaatttccaaaggCTGGACATTTTTGACTCTTGAAACTATGAAATTTCCTAGTTTTATCTAGAAGTTTTATGAAACTATTTTCCAAATTTCTGAGTTCTAGGAAGAAactatttagtttacaaactaaactaaacttcAAGCTAAGTATATCcctaaacatttagcttactCACTAATTATTTAAGTTGCGAGCTAAATCGTGCTAGCTAAAACTTTAGCTTGATAAAATATGTAGCTTGCTGACAAAATATCTAGGTTGCTAGCTAAATCCTTAGCtcttgattaaatatttagctaatattgAAATTAGCTTGCCGATAAGTGGAAGtagaaaatcaaaagaaaagttgggttttgaatatttcagcGATATTGTATGAAAAAATCTGTGATCAGACAACTGTATCTCACCTTCCAAGTCTCATTTTCTTAGTTTATGCTGGTAGATCCTGGTTCAGGTATGTGACTGGCAAAACATTTGGGCCTTAAACAACGTCTTGGAGTGTTTTTGTGAAAAGGATTCTtatgtaaatacataaatgtagTGCCATTGCTATGACTACAACTTGAACTATGTACCTTGATCAGATAGGAGTAAATGACTTATTACTAGCAGCAAACATTTCATGTGGGTCAGGTGTGAATCACAGGGTgaacatgtggaaaaatgtcTCCTCCCTGCTGTTAAATATGGTAGAGAATCTATCAGTGTAGAGAAATTATGTGTCTGTGTCTCCCCACCTTGTGAAATGTGTTAAACTTAGACATTGTCATGTAGCTTTTATTGTAGGGCCTCATGTTAAGGGTTAAAGCTGGTAGTTTAGAACAGAAcagaatattttagttttattggaAAAATTTCTGTGCAACAACATTTACATATTGTTTGAACAACAGAATTCACACAATATGTATTAATCAATTAAAGGGAAATGTTTACAGAAACATCATAATCCCATTTTATGGTTGTAATtagtttatatttctgttttatttattggttttggttgtcattctttattttgtttatttcttccagttccagtgcgaagcgttctttaaaaaaataaaaattgaaaggTGTGGCAGAAGGCGAACTTGCAGTATTattccacaaaacaaaaaacattatcGTTTTTCGCAATGGTTACTGGGACAATATATTGTCCAGTAAGAACCCGGGACGTTCTAGAAACCGAAGCCTGGCGTTGTAACGTGGCAGCCAAAACAGAGCTGCTGTCATATATATTCATAATAAGTGTAtaacagggttttatttcaacaatattatagatgtgaagtttgtcaaaatctGTTTATGTATTCTATGAATTTTTTTGTCTAGTCAAGTTCTTTCTCCAGACATTTATCGGCGTTTTTGAGCTCTTCTGCTGCTCTTGGCAGTTGGtgattaccatagcaaccagtaactgacggctcctcccccttttccTGTTGCCGTTGGTAACTAtgtatggaccttaccacaggggccgcatttcattggctaatgcccattttacgtcacagcgcagctatcacgtgccttaccgtctcacaaactcatgctaatataCATTAGCATgaggactaccagaccgacagaaagtttttgcgtcaggactcgaaaaaaatGGATTCTCCGTCAGTggagccaagtacagcataatggcagtaccgataaaacttacatcctgaagcctgtctgttacagtgttacgttagctgaacagatcaatatgcaatgtgtaccgtatctgacatacattcaagattttatttcacctgaaaaggctttttactaaactgtaatcgtgttagccacgttagcttttactaaactgtaaccgtgttagccacgctagcttttactaaactgtaatcgtgttagccaNNNNNNNNNNNNNNNNNNNNNNNNNNNNNNNNNNNNNNNNNNNNNNNNNNNNNNNNNNNNNNNNNNNNNNNNNNNNNNNNNNNNNNNccacgctagcttttactaaactgtaatcgagttagccacgctagcaccgagtaccgtgtatcagtcctaggcacattcgaaccctctaaaccatgaatgtccgacttacccagcctttcaagaacaataggcatcagtgatattgtccacagctatatttatgctgagggtgtgagaatttgctgttttcctcatcgacctgtagcatttagctgcaactcgcacaatgttggaggcatcgcgtggctaaaacaccttcatgtcgtcc encodes:
- the calm2a gene encoding calmodulin 2a (phosphorylase kinase, delta), with amino-acid sequence MADQLTEEQIAEFKEAFSLFDKDGDGTITTKELGTVMRSLGQNPTEAELQDMINEVDADGNGTIDFPEFLTMMARKMKDTDSEEEIREAFRVFDKDGNGYISAAELRHVMTNLGEKLTDEEVDEMIREADIDGDGQVNYEEFVQMMTAK